Within the Nicotiana tabacum cultivar K326 chromosome 11, ASM71507v2, whole genome shotgun sequence genome, the region TAGCTTAAAACAAAACATGATTGTCCATACTAGGAACTGCAATGTTGAAATTTTCTTGGATATACTAGGCTGCCCTTAGATCAGTTCCATTTCTATGACATACAAGCCATCTGGTAATTGTACTGTAATCGGAATCATTTGATATGGAAGAAGGATGATTTATCAGAGAGAGATGATAATAAGAATGATTTAACTTTGCCCGTGTGAGCTTGCTCACGTTGTTACTCCCAAACCCGGATAAAGGAGGAAGCTTGCGCTAAATTGTCAGTAAGCATTAAATAGAATACAACCAGTAAATTTATAAATCCTCTCGATACAATGTGAGGATGCACATAATCGACCACAACTTGCTTGGGACTGAAGCATATGTTGTATGATAATGTGAATTTGGTTATGGGTGTTTCAATAAAGGAAAAACCTTGGAACATGTTCCCTCAACAGAGAAAACTAAGCAAGGAATCCAATCGTTAAACCAATGCAGGAAAGCTGAAGGTTCCATCACATATACCTAAAGGAAGCATTTTCTTAAGGTTACTTGCATTAAATTCCTGACAAATTTGTTTTCTCAGATGTTTAACTAGAGAGATAAATCAATGCACTTGATATCTATATCAAAGAAAACAACACCAAATGCTCAAGAACTTATTGCAATTTTAGATTTTAACTGTTCAAGCCTCATATTACACAAAGGAATTCTTGATAAAGTCGTATAAATCACAAGCCTTGACATACAATTCCAGGCCATTAGACACCATCAAGCTGTACCAACAGCTTCTGCAGGCTTTTCTTCAGTTTGAGCCGGTTCCCCTGCTTCCCAGAAAGATGTTGGTTTTCCAGTCTTTGAAACAGTCTGGAGAACAGCTTCTGGTTGAACATTTCCCTTTACTGTCACTTTTTGCTCCTTCAGATCAATGTCAAAGTTTTCTACACCTGAAGATGgtttataaagaaaacatgagTTGATATTTTACCGATATTTATCTGTTATGAGACCTATAAGCAAAAAGCGACTCAAGCTCTCGTTCTTTAGTGATGCATAATGCTATCCGATAATCGCAGGCTTCTTGATAAAGCCCTTTAGCAGAATGGAGAAGATTCCGATCGGTGATTGAGTTAGCAGTCAAAAGAAGGAATGTTTGACATATGGTGTAGGGTGACTGACTGAAGCTATTCTCACCATTAATGGTACAGTCAACTACATGTGGTCGAGTGAGAAAGATGACGAGGACTATAGAGGAGCATTCTTGGCCAAGTTCTACTCAAATAGAATAGACTACAAACAACAATTTCATAGTTTACGGAAAGATGGATGAACCAACCACAGCTGATGTTTTTTCAGAGATATGCAGATATGACAAGATAACTTTTCCCATATAATAATAAGCAAGCAAGCATGTGTACTGTAGCTTTGCAGCAGGCATGGGAGAATATACAATAGAAAGCATCCATATGACAAGTAATGTTATGATGGCAGTGTTTGACTGGGcatagagtttaagaaagaaataaagactTTGACACATACTAAACCATTAGAACTTATGGTTTTAAACGTGTCATGACATCATGACATTTCAATGATCATACGAGCATGGCATTAAGTGTGGAATAGGAAGTTTAAAGTCAAAGAGTTTCTAAGTATAGAAAGGTATCATTTTCTTGGGAACAAGCTCATATAAAATGAAACTGAGGGAGCAATATATTCTGCTAGTAATAAGGAATAATCTTAAACTGATCTTATCATGGCAGTCTTACACAGGAGGCTAGTAAGTTAAATGTTGTAAACCAATAAGAATCCTAGTACAGCAGTTTACCTTCCATTTTCCCCAGCACCCTTTTTACAGCTCCGACACAGCCTTGGCATGACATGCCAACCTTGAGAACAACAGTCTGTCATCACAAGGGGTAAAAAAATTTGCGTTAAATTGACAGTTGCAGAGATGTACAGTTATGATAGCATAACATAAGCAAATAGCACATTCATCAACTAGCCAGCATGGCATGAAGCTTTTGTAAGTTTAAGCTACTTACTGTTTAAATCTTTTCAAGTGTCACAAGACTCGCAACAACCGTTGAACATATGATGCTCGACTTTATAGAGCGTTTAGCAGCTGTGGTATCAGATGACCCCCGCCCAACCCCAACAAAGAAAAACAATCCCCAACCCCCTCTTCAAccaaaagaagaaactaagagTCGTTTCAAATTTCGAGCTTAACTTCgacaatttttttatatatttgaaggAAGATATCTGTGAACCACGACATGTAAAGGGCCGGTTTCGTCTAAGTGAAATACTTAAATGGACACTTTGTGTCAAAGCTCCTAAACAAGAAAAAGTGTTCCTTCATTCAAATTCATCAATTAACTGCTTTCTTGTTTCTTTGAGAAACTCTTGTTAGAAAAGCACTTTTTGAACAAAGTCAACTACTTAAAAACCCAAGAAATAGCCGAATACAGCTACCAAACACAGTAGCAAACACTAAGAAATTCATTCATCTTCAAACAGTCATAACTCATAATCATGTCAAGAGTGattttttcatattaaaacagtaaattcattccaaaaccatATCTTATCAGCTGAAACAAGAATAAACCAGATCAACTTCCCACTAAACAGACAAAGCTTACCAAACCCTTCAATTAATTAATTCAAGATTACTCTTTAAAATTAACAAAGTCAGACAGCatataaaaaccaaaatttgaATCTTGAACTTAGTTTCTCTGCATATGGAAGAGAAAAACTCAAGCCTAAACATTGAAAAGCAGAGGAAAAAACCTCATAATCATGTAAGAGTGATTTTCTACCCCCATTCAATCAATCAATTAACTACACCTTAATCTCAAAAGAGTTGGGAAACGAGTTGGGGATTTTCTTCCCATTATAACAACATATTCATTCCAAAATTCAAATCGAAAATCCCACTAAACATGTAAATTTCATCAAACCCTTCAAAGAACAAATTCAAAATTATGGTTTAAAATTACTAATTTGAAAAGaataggaaaattaaaagtacCTGAGACATGATTATGAGAAGAAACTTgagaggtttttgaagaaaagaatGGTTTGATACAAAAAGTCAAGAGAGAAAATTTGGACCTTTGAATGGTGTGATATGAGAGGTGTCAAAGGCCTGCTATTTATACAttacaaaatggaaaaaaaaattctttcttattgtcttttattttaaaaacaaattatataagGAAACGGttaatttgggatttgattttAGTTAGTTTACCCACCGGTTAACACAGTACAtcagtttattttttaaaaagaattgctTATTTGGCTAAATTTCTAAAATCTGGTAAATTTAGCAAGTGTTTTTTTGTCAAAAATTGATTTTAGATAGGTATTTTAAGATAATAACAGTTTGTGTTTAATTTAAGCATTAGAGAAATGTTATGTTAGTATCAAAGAAATAATTTTGTGTTCGGTTAATCTTTTcaatgaaaaattacaaaatttatttatttattttttacttaaAATCACTTATATTACTTTTCGAATACTTGGAACACTTTTTATAAATAATATCATGCTATAACATGATGGATAGACTATAAGAAATCAATAACACGATTAACAGAAGTAGATATGATAACTAAtggaggatatatatatatactttacaGCAACAACAAACTTAATGTGTATTTACAAAGTCGGGGTCAAGATATGATAGTTCGTATGCACAccgatgttattttgataaaacCTTGGCTTAATTTATGTGtacatataaattaaaaatactatatatataacaTTGTGAAGAACAATATTCATCTCATAATGTTATGTTTTTTATTGAGAAGAATGTTTTTCACAAAAGTCTCGAATTTAAATATGAAAAACAGAGAACGTTCTAATGATTGAGCAGTGTTTTACCTTTGAGTGACCAACTCAGCATGAATCAAAATTAATCGGACAAATTAGCTTTAGAATTAGATTAGAtgcataaataaagaaaagaaagaggtaTTCGTTGGACCTAACATTCATTTTCCTCAACCAAACTTTATCAAATTTAGAGCAGTACAAAAtacttcttcctattttttctttttttcttttcaatggtAGTAGTAGTACATGCACTTTGTAATGCAGTACCATGTCCTTTATGCAGTACAAGCTCGTGAACcgaatgataaataataaaatattcttATTCTCCTCCTTTTACCTAAGGACAtgaaaaaatcatttttctttaGGCCATCCATTCCAGACGAGTTtaattttaatcttgaaaaagtCGATCCTCTATATCCTTGACAAAATTTCAAGTTAACTACGAGGAATTTCATTGAAGGTTGAACTTGGAGGAGTTATTATTAGGGATAGAGTCAGGATTTTAACtttataatttttgaattttaaaacgaTGATTTCAAGTGTTAATGACTGAGttctaaaatatttatatatatatttaataaatttcttgaccAAAAATACATTGTTTAAGTTATTGTATTCGGTCAAACCCATATGTATATCAGCTTCTGCCTCCACCCCTGATCATCAAATGCCAATGGAGGCAGTGTTGCGTGAAAATTGTTCAAGCAGTGTTGACCTATTGTTAATTAAGATTAATTTGTATAGTGTTAAAACTAAATTTAGCGTTTTGTGATTCACAGACTTTAGTTTCTATcacaaattaattttattttgcattatttttcaaataatgtTGACATGCGTTGTCGAATGACACCACTTGATTTCAAAGTCGTATATACCTCTATAATAGAGTTAAAGTTTTTCAAGTACTTCATTCtctatttttaccttattttgggGTAGTATATATATCAAGTTCTATAGTTCCTTAAACTTCATGAAGTATAATCAGAGATATTATATGTCCATGCTCGCTAGTTTGATTAACTTTTGCGCTTTTTAAGTATTTAGGACTTGAAATCTACTAGTCTGATTAATTGAGATTCATATGGAATATAAAACGTAAATCAATTCCTAGAAAAAAGTTCATGACTTTTGATTGGGGGCGAAAGAATTCTTGCCATCCAATTATTACCCTTTTAATATGTAGCACATAATGCATGAGCATATTCTCAATGCGAGATTTAAGGGTAACATATGAACTTGGACAGCCATGATATGCTCATTGCATTTTCAAATTGATTATTCCAAGTATTGGCATCACATTCTATACATCTAATTTAATATACATATTTTCGTCTTGTACAGCTTGGTGAATAAGAGTCAAAACTCGTTAGTTACTATAATTGTTTATGAATTATCCTCAAGGTAACTTGGTCTACTAAGAGTGCATTATTTGATTCGAGGAAAAGTATTGGCTTAATTCCCAGAAGAATAGAAATACATAACTGCTGCAAAAATTTCAGGTTTGAGGAATAAGTCCCACAAGGCATCTTCAGTTTTTGTCACAGTAGGTATATATGAGATATGGATTTGGACGAAACCAATAGTTTTTGCTTAGTTcctttatttatattaagaagcttgttaaatatgtaaatttttaATTGCGAACCTAGTAACTTGACGAACTATGAATTCGGTAGCAATTcaaaacccataaacttcaaattctagtTCTGCCTTCTTCTAGGCGATGCAGTGTTACGTTGGTCCTCATTTGACTAAATTATAGAATGCCTGGTTGAAGGTTTGATGCAATAGATAGTGttctttttattttggaaaatgaTGAGAGGAGAGAAATCATGGCTGCCATATTATGATATTACGGAAGAACAAAATTATGGAATTCTCTTAAATGGAAATGTGGTCTATATGGATCAAAatctatccctaaaataattaagtcAAGATAGCATTAACGATACATTCTCAGGCCGCCACGTGTCAAAGTAGTTTAAGAAACAATGAAAATCATGGTCGAAGAGTCAGTAAGGACTGAGGTCGAGGAGTCATCAAGTGCTACAGAGTTATAACGGTTAGTTTCAAGATAGGACATTAAAGAGAATATTTTAGTAGATATTCTCTGCATTTGTACTATTAGAGTTTCAAGgaacatgttccctataaataaaGAGACACAATGATAGGAAGAACAAAATATTCATTTGTAAAGAATACATTGACTTTATAAGAGAGAATCTAGTCTTATCACATATATACAAAAAGAACCTTTTTACCAAGATTCCAAGAACAATACGAAGGTTCGAAAGACTTctcaatcattcatcattgtctgaAAGAATATCCCCAGATCTCATCCCTTTATGAGTGACTCATAcaatttatttatataaataccaTATATTGTAATTTATTACTATTTAGTGTCATATTCCTTCTTTTTAGATCGTTGAATATCACTATTTCTGCTCATATTTATTACCATCTGGATAGTATACATTATTTATTGGTTTTACACACGTAGCTCCATCTTTggatattatttttaactaagACTAATCCTTTGTTGAAGAAATATAATTGGGTGAGCCAAAATCAATATTTTTCGTCAAACggtttggcgccgtctgtgggaattttttagttaaatttttagtttcctttagatTTGTAGCTGACGTAAGTCGCTAACCTCACAAACCCGGAGAACTTTCTTTGcacgtacaaaaatatacatGGCAGGTAACCAAGGAGAGAGGACCAACCTCAAGAATGCTATCAACGAGAGCTGTGAAACCCTAGGCAAATATGTGACGCCCATTGCCTCCCCTAGGCATGATAGGTCGCCTCCTCCCATtgtaactgtcacgaccctaaaacggaCCCTGTCGttatggcgcctatcgtgaaactaggccagtcgacacaaacccccaaaccAACTAAGCAGATATAATAATTCATTTAAAGTCATTAATaaactataaatcccaaaatatagaGTGGAATAGAACAGTGTGGaaacaaacacagcccgacatcgaggtatcactagtcatgagcatctaaaatctgtctaagagtatgaaaagatAACATAGTCTAATACAAGTCTAGTACAAAAGGAAAtaaggataggaaggagaagcactgagTTGCGAACGCCGaacagctacctagtcaactccgaacaaGCCTGCTAGGAAGCAAATCAGCATTAGCTAGCGTGAtccgagactcctggatctgcacacagagtgcagggagtaatgcgagtacaccaacttagtaagtaataaaaataaaggcAGCTGaggataagaaaacacgtaaaatacagcataatgctacaacaaaacAATATAAAACTAGAGCAatgcaataaaacagtaaaagctcgTAAAACGCCTTAGTTCAGTAAtaacctctttaaaacatctttcagcagttcaaacaagtgatgaaaacATGGAAAAAGGGTAAAAacataaatcagcccctcgggcaaaataccaaaagaaccatcccctcgggctatctcacaatcactcgtatcagcccctcgggaaataacatgaaacaacaacagcccctcgggctataacacatctcacactaggtacccgcgaTCACTAGGGGCGTACAGACTCCTGGAAGGgctccttacagcccaagcgcaataacaagccatcacgtggcataatcaaacatgCACTCgtcctcataacaagccacctcgtggcgtaacaaatcaaGCCATCGGCCTCGTAATCATGAATCAAACAAcattgttgtggcgcgcaacccgatcccattgtatcctcacaacacaatacctcggcctcacttagtcagaaatctctcaagccactcgggcaatagtaaaacacgatgctcaatccaaaatatcatttaaaatatcaaaaacgagTAAATATGGATAAGttgtgaaaacagtagaatacagcatgactgagcaTAAATAcgaagtcaaaacaatgaggaatagtagtaaaaatcccctaagggtccaaaacagttggcacgaggcccaaatatggcattcagcccaaaacatggtaataatttccaaaacacaatgatatcaacaagttttcaatcaaatacgcggtttaacagtcatacgggacggactaagtcacaatccccaacggtgcacgacctcaCACTTGTCacctagcgtgtgtgtcacctcaaaagagcacaacgatgtgaaatccggtgtttcatactctcatgacaacatttacaatcattacttacctctatccggtccaaactctagcccgcgatgcctttgtctctcgaatcggcctctgaatgctccaaatctatccaaaaacagaattataccatcaaaatatgctaagggaacaaagctcactcgaaaataaccaatttacatcaagaATCCCGAAATTGGACAAACCAGATCCCTAGTCCCAAGTCTCGGAttccgacaaaaatcacaaaacaagaatccttacactctcacgagttcatacatatcaagaataccaaaatccgaccacaaatggccccccAAATCCTTAGATTTAAGTCTttaatttccaagccctaacttccaattttttaggctttagattccacaaattccatgtttaattaggtagaaatcataataggatcgagtattaagtccataaatcttacctccaagtatttccccttgattccctcttcaatcctcctaaaaaagctccaaaatcgcggaaatggtcttttaaacattctgcctagctATTCAcgttccttcttcgcgaacgtggtcaacgccttgcgttcgcgaagcacaaacttacgtTGACCACTAATTCCCTCATTGCGAAGACGACACCCCTAATGCGAACACGAAGCTTCAGCTCAACAAAGCATTGCGAATGCGACTACcaactcgcgaacgcgaagaacaattctCCAGGATCCCAGATGCTCacctttcctctacgcgaacgcgatgaccactgACCTCAGCCCTTCGCAAAGGCGGGACCACCTTCGCGAAAGTGAaggccaactctactgcctcacATCCTaaaacttcgcgaacgcgaagaccaaatgccttgtcacgccccaaaatccgaggagcgcgaccggcactcaaccgagtaaacctgactgagcaagcctgataggtttcattctacccaaacaaCTTCATGAttaaataggagatggactcctTTAATCAGatttagtaagtatttcattaacaacttccattagcaacttaaatcataattatcaaaatattacaagtttcatAAATccttgccaaacatcaatatttctatttaaattccaacacccgacactacccacaacctgtctacggagcctctaaatacaactgaagaataatacggaaatgccagcaacaaggctccggttttaccttacacaaataccaaaataagactccGGGAAGAAAAGCGACATGAGCCACacagggccccgagaggaaaggggctcaccaatacagCTGACGAAAAGTGGAGGAGGTGCTACTGCCGGTGGGCTGGAGTACCTGCTATggatccacctacaatcataacacgaatgtagcgcccccggcaaaagggacgtcagcacatttgaattgtactggtatgtatgaacaaacttgccctaagtaaactcaaaccatacacaagtaacaagtagcaatggaaccaacaatcaaatacacatgaaagaaaaccatcaagccaaacaagttacaatctctccatttccccttcaacattttcacatcaatgatttcacaactttctcatattttcatttcaatagtgatttcgatcacttttccacccttattacctcggccacgcttatcaccacaacccacaccttattacttcgtgttgcggcgcgcaacccgatcccaccgaacAATCACAATATACAAACaacacaacagcaacaacaacaacaattcacaaagaacaacaacaacaattctcaaagaatttctatagccatcaatactatttccatcatattcaacaactcatatgcattttatgtcaCCGCGATAATTGCCAATACAAGCCATATATATTATTACCATAGTTTTTCCAATTGCATCATTTACGATTTCCTTCCACCATTTGTTTCTCAACTCTTACCACATAACACATTCATAATCACACATTTGGTTTATTGCCAATTATGTACACCATTATATCGGGAGACTTAACCACGaacaatcaaatcataccaatcacaagaattccacaaataatccacatagatatcacataccaaatattcgtacaccaaacaaaatgaatttacaaaggtcaaagttagccatacataccttgtttgagctttccttaagttactacgacgtttcgaaaattctagcaatcccaatctacttgagacataaaaaaaaattgacacaaattaggaaggtattcatggtttcagctcatttgagcattttatcaaacactagttgagcatcttgattttaaattccttttacaagattttcttctttccccaacccaatctttacttatttatattcatcaatcttcccacaaacctaatttgtacatgcatgtatacataatactattaccccaagaatcataccccaataacccacctcacaatctctacaataccaacacaacctaggttaggcacctatgacttccaatccccatcccatgagttacaatacttaatccatactcatatttccattataactccatatatgtaagtctaaggtataggattacctcttgtagaccaaatctttaAAGACAAATTtgggggtgttcttgagattttgaagaaacccTATGAAACTCAATCAAAATCATGTTATAACTAGTGATTGAggagtgaaatcaccatgaaaacacacttaaaactcaccttaggtgtgcaattggatgccttggtcgagttgggggtgtagaggaatccctaagcttgagaaatgactcaaattCTCTTATTTCCGGTCTTTAGGATATTTAAAAACCTTCCAGGTGCGCGAGCTCGTGCTATGTTCGCGCGCGGGAGGCAGAATACTCAGCATAATGCGCGACTTCGCGCTAATGTTCGTGCTAGAGACAcctgcccagtaaaatggtcataactttccgTATACACCTCTAAATGACGAACGttttgttgcgttggaaactagactcaaagggctttaattcgATAGGTTATGCATCACACAAATTCTTATAGAACTGGAGATATGATCgttcaaagtgaggtcttgtgctcACTCATTTACAGATTTCGTCTAATATGAAACTTTtctaacttggcttagacttaggcctctccttagaccccaatttacctctaatatgaattatatgcttattaacatatccaattgatatccattatatcatgaatcctcacttgcacacaaaatgaaataattagcctaccttggcacgacGAAATCTCAAATTACTTGGAAATATTTTCTGAGGCCTTACATTCTCTcccccttaggatcattcgtcctcgaatgaggatcaaggttcactcattagtcatccttatgtaacttctgctttttcacattatgaaatatatcaacagccccgaatttggctaactccttaaattttcgaaaatttcggcagagttccctttgtaactaggcctatccacctgtcagagaatcaccCAAAACCATCCTAAAAACTCATCCATAGCTCGACAAAGCACCATAATGTATATATCAATGACAAGAACCTCAGCATTACAAACACTACTTTATCACGATGATACCTGGGCATGGactgcacatttttaaatcatatcacctagaaagtacctttcaaatcaaaaccaactgCTATGCAatcaagagaaaatattttattcccACAACACTCTCGGCCCTCAATGGCCTCTCATATCTACAGACTTCGCCAGAACACATTCACGAGAGTAATTTCTACCCCTAAACTTACTTAACAAGGATAACAAGTAGATATTTCGCATAAGCTAACCATCCActaacttcaccttcaataattTCCACCGGAATGATACACAATGATCTCCacctaccttcttagacatagacatatgAATCCACAAGATATATGGCGGACAACTATGGGAACACTTCATACTCCTAGTGCGACCTAATGTGGAATACACTTATGCAATCTTTATTATCAACTCACATAACATCTTCAggggaaaatattgagaatagcCTGCTCACCCTCCAAACTATAAATCTCTAGGCGAACACTCACACTAAACCCATGATGACcttcaacaattactctaagatgtgctattaTAAATTGACCATAAAAATACCTATCAAATATATATGTGATCAAACTGCGAAGCTTCCTATTTGACTTGTCTGATCTTATAATACCCAATGGACCTAATACAATGAGTAACAATAGAGTTCAAGATTAGGCTGGAGCTATTCAGGAATCCATTAATGCGTTgagtagatttttttttttttgaggttATATGCTAATGGACACGAAAGTTATGACTAATAATGTTGACATGGTTAATTACTGTGACGACGTCAATTATTACACAAATGAGGCATAGGGGTAAGTAATACATTAGCAATAGGAAtcattaaggaggaatattcaagtacATGACCCAGTCTTTTCCTAGGATGAAGGGAAAATCAATTCATGCTCTAGTACCTTGAATGCGATATGGgattcaaaatacatgaagtggAATTACACTCCTGACGTTAgctgacacaaggaatctataccgtaagcccatgaggatgaaaataaagttgaacacttatgagattaCCATATTTCAAACAGCTTAACCTATCctgatagttgatcctatatgataGAACTAAAGATACGACAACGtgtcttccaaatcaatatgctcatgatatgtgcaaaaatCTGAGGGCATCTAATCTCACCCCCCTTTCACGAGTAAAACCACATAGCTCAGACATCTGAatgttgggatgaaatcatgtactGGTTAGAGGCATTTTAATGGTATACATGATGCCCCGGGGAGAAAGACAAATGACACACTTATTCACCCAAGGAGGTGTAATACCAAGGGTAGCAAAACTCCCCTCTCATGACAATGATATAGTTAATTATTCTAGAGGCCGAGTGAGAAGAAAGCCACGTAACCCATCCAATCCGACCCATTTAAGACTTTGGAAAAAGGTATACACTTTGGTTTGAAATTATGGCAATTAAATCTCGAACTTTAAGGAAAATCATTACTTACTTTTTTTTGAAATCCAAGAGACAAGCCCTTGTAGTCCTAGAAAATCGTCAACAATGGCAATAAAGTACTTAAAACCATTACGAGTTGGTATGAAACAAGGCCTTAAAGTACCCACATGGATAAGTTTGAATGAATGAGACGTCTTAATGCATTTATCGAGGAGAAGTAACCTGGGTTATCTAGTCACATGGATAAGCAGAGCAGGTAAATGGTTGTTAGAAGAACACCTACAAAGAATACCAACAATAATTACTTATTCCAACTATAGGAATATGTCCCCTTCCTTAATGCTACCAGACTTCCTCTTTGATGCCATGAAACATAAAGAAATTTTA harbors:
- the LOC107768675 gene encoding copper transport protein ATX1-like, whose translation is MSQTVVLKVGMSCQGCVGAVKRVLGKMEGVENFDIDLKEQKVTVKGNVQPEAVLQTVSKTGKPTSFWEAGEPAQTEEKPAEAVGTA